A genomic region of Candidatus Methylomirabilota bacterium contains the following coding sequences:
- a CDS encoding branched-chain amino acid ABC transporter permease, protein MDLTLVGQGLLSGLLFGGVYSLMAVGLTLIFGVMRVVNFAHGDMMVWGMYLAWMLATRAGIDPYVGFPVCAAVLFALGWAVQRGLVHRIVDAPHEMQILLMLGVALVLENAALVAFGPDPQRVRSPLTAATLWLGPLFVDVGRLVTFGVALALTGALWVFLARTDLGRRIRAASDNPYGALVIGTDVGRVYAVAFGIGAACVGAAGALVSPILPFQPAGGLSLSVASFNIVIIGGMGSLLGAFVGGLLVSVAESLGAVFLAPSMKELVSFSLLVVILLFRPAGLFGKRAA, encoded by the coding sequence GTGGACTTGACCCTCGTCGGGCAGGGCCTGCTCAGCGGGCTCCTCTTCGGGGGCGTGTACAGCCTGATGGCGGTGGGCCTGACGCTGATCTTCGGCGTCATGCGGGTGGTCAACTTCGCCCACGGGGACATGATGGTCTGGGGCATGTACCTCGCGTGGATGCTCGCCACCCGCGCCGGTATCGATCCCTACGTGGGCTTCCCCGTCTGCGCGGCGGTCCTGTTCGCCCTGGGCTGGGCGGTGCAGCGCGGCCTCGTGCATCGCATCGTGGACGCCCCCCACGAGATGCAGATTCTCCTGATGCTGGGGGTGGCCCTGGTGCTCGAGAACGCCGCCCTCGTCGCGTTCGGGCCCGATCCCCAGCGCGTGCGCTCGCCGCTCACCGCCGCCACCCTCTGGCTGGGGCCGCTCTTCGTCGACGTGGGCCGGCTCGTCACGTTCGGCGTGGCCCTGGCCCTAACCGGCGCGCTCTGGGTTTTCCTCGCCCGGACCGATCTCGGCCGGCGCATCCGGGCTGCCTCCGACAATCCCTACGGCGCCCTCGTGATCGGCACCGACGTGGGCCGTGTCTACGCCGTCGCCTTCGGGATCGGCGCCGCCTGCGTGGGGGCGGCGGGGGCGCTGGTCTCGCCGATCCTGCCCTTTCAGCCCGCGGGCGGACTGTCCCTCTCGGTGGCGTCGTTCAACATCGTCATCATCGGGGGAATGGGCAGCCTGCTCGGCGCCTTCGTGGGCGGGCTGCTCGTCTCGGTGGCGGAGTCGCTCGGCGCGGTGTTCCTCGCCCCGTCCATGAAGGAGCTGGTCAGCTTCTCGCTCCTCGTCGTCATCCTGCTGTTCCGCCCCGCCGGCCTGTTCGGCAAGCGCGCGGCATGA
- a CDS encoding ABC transporter ATP-binding protein produces MSKMLMVEGLAKRFGGLQAVGGLSFEMADGEMLGLIGPNGAGKTTVFNLLSGFLAPDAGTVRFRGESLTGLKPHVICRRGLARTFQIVRPFPHLSVLANVRVGALGRHPDAREADARARAVVARVGLDGKRDAAAGSLTLSDRKRLELARALATEPTLLLLDEVMAGLSGPETADMVRLVSGINADGVSVLLIEHNMRAVMTLSHRLVVMSFGQKIGEGLPTRVANDPRVIEAYLGEDYVHPAPA; encoded by the coding sequence ATGAGCAAGATGCTCATGGTCGAGGGCCTGGCGAAGCGCTTCGGGGGGCTTCAAGCGGTCGGCGGGCTGTCCTTCGAGATGGCGGACGGGGAGATGCTGGGGCTGATCGGACCGAACGGGGCGGGAAAGACCACCGTGTTCAACCTCCTCTCGGGATTTCTCGCCCCCGACGCGGGCACCGTGCGGTTCCGGGGGGAGAGCCTGACCGGGCTCAAGCCGCACGTCATCTGCCGGCGGGGGCTCGCGCGCACGTTCCAGATCGTGCGCCCCTTCCCGCATCTCTCCGTGCTGGCCAACGTGCGGGTGGGCGCCCTCGGCCGGCATCCCGACGCGCGTGAGGCCGACGCGCGGGCGCGCGCGGTGGTGGCGCGCGTGGGGCTCGACGGCAAGCGCGACGCCGCCGCGGGCAGCCTGACACTCTCCGACCGCAAGCGGCTCGAGCTGGCGCGTGCGCTCGCCACCGAGCCCACGCTGCTTCTGCTCGACGAGGTCATGGCCGGGCTCAGCGGCCCCGAGACCGCGGACATGGTGCGGCTCGTCTCCGGGATCAACGCCGACGGTGTGTCGGTGCTCCTCATCGAGCACAACATGCGCGCGGTGATGACCCTGTCCCACCGCCTCGTGGTGATGTCCTTCGGGCAGAAGATCGGCGAGGGGCTGCCCACGCGTGTCGCCAACGATCCCCGCGTCATCGAGGCCTATCTCGGCGAGGACTATGTCCACCCTGCTCCGGCTTGA
- a CDS encoding GAF domain-containing protein, translating to MQVVSSCLDLGEALGRVAEAVASLLPSSASRIWVAEGERLVLSSEYGIRAPREGLVTELALGEGLTGHVARSGEILVLEDLIGDARAHNLAWLREEGFVSCAGLPLHGREGLVGVALLLTRARHRFTDREIRLLKVFASQAAIAIDNARLHTETRRRRETAEALAEIARLTSRTLNSEDTRQRIADSIRSLLRGLTSALYRLDPDSGELVLLAASGKTIPANGGKLVRAPGTGIVGLAVTERRAMVTRNMLDDPRIVMGEEERMRVAESPCRAGLAVPLLVQERVVGVLGVGRGGGDDFDADAIHLAQAFADQAAVALENARLYERQFNLLGALRSRQARLEALLEVGRQLARIQPVESLLERIAEACAHLFNSSSVAFRLVEGEQLVLCASWGHTEDALASPRLRIGESFTGVVAARGEALVVTNPLDDPRLLPAHREGYRRLGIRAFLGVPVKTGDDVVGVLSIRSSRAEGFTEDDVELAATFASQAAIALENSRLYQKTQRAFDELTQAQDQLAQARKMEAVGLLAGGVAHDFNNMLMVMLGRSDLLLRRLPGADPMRRDLELIRSTGQRAADLTRQLLAFSRKQVLEPRVLNLNAVVGELAPMLERLIGETIELRAALAVGLGEVRADRGQMEQVIMNLVVNARDAMPRGGRLTLETANVELDATAVRGRVGMRPGPHVLLAITDSGLGMDEATQARIFEPFFTTKPFGEGTGLGLATVHGIVNQSGGTIWVYSEPGRGTTFKIYLPRVAEGAAGESGESAADETPRGSETILLVEDQGDVRDYARDVLQAQGYTVLLAGDGTAALKAARAHPGRIHLLLTDVVMPGMSGRELAERLTAAHPDVAVLFMSGYPDRAVVDHGILGPGVTFLQKPVAPDALARRVRELMDGRRHRVA from the coding sequence GTGCAAGTGGTGTCAAGCTGCCTGGATCTGGGCGAGGCGCTGGGGCGCGTGGCGGAGGCCGTCGCGAGCCTGCTGCCGAGCTCGGCCTCGCGTATCTGGGTGGCCGAGGGCGAGCGCCTCGTGCTGAGCAGCGAGTACGGGATCCGCGCGCCGCGCGAGGGTCTGGTCACCGAGCTCGCTCTCGGCGAAGGGCTTACCGGCCACGTCGCGCGCTCGGGCGAGATCCTGGTCCTCGAGGACCTGATCGGGGACGCGCGCGCACACAATCTCGCGTGGCTGCGCGAGGAGGGGTTCGTCTCCTGCGCGGGGTTGCCGCTCCACGGCCGGGAGGGCCTCGTGGGCGTGGCGCTCCTGCTCACGCGCGCACGCCACCGCTTCACGGACCGGGAGATCAGACTCCTCAAGGTCTTCGCCTCGCAGGCCGCCATCGCCATCGACAACGCCCGCCTCCACACGGAGACGCGACGCCGGCGCGAGACCGCGGAGGCCCTCGCCGAGATCGCGCGACTCACATCGCGGACCCTGAATTCGGAGGACACCCGCCAGCGCATCGCCGACAGCATCCGCTCGCTGCTGCGCGGCCTCACCTCCGCGCTCTACCGCCTCGATCCCGACTCCGGCGAGCTGGTCCTGCTCGCCGCCTCGGGCAAGACCATTCCCGCCAACGGCGGCAAGCTCGTGCGCGCCCCCGGCACCGGCATCGTGGGTCTCGCCGTCACCGAGCGCCGCGCGATGGTCACCCGCAACATGCTGGACGATCCGCGCATCGTCATGGGCGAAGAGGAGCGCATGCGGGTGGCGGAGTCGCCCTGCCGGGCCGGCCTCGCCGTGCCGCTGCTCGTGCAGGAGCGGGTGGTGGGCGTGCTCGGCGTGGGCCGGGGCGGGGGGGACGACTTCGACGCGGACGCCATCCACCTCGCCCAGGCCTTCGCCGACCAGGCGGCGGTGGCGCTCGAGAACGCCCGCCTCTACGAGCGCCAGTTCAATCTCCTGGGTGCCCTGCGCTCCCGGCAGGCGCGGCTGGAGGCCCTCCTCGAGGTCGGCCGCCAGCTCGCGCGGATCCAGCCGGTGGAGTCCCTGCTCGAGCGCATCGCGGAGGCATGCGCCCACCTCTTCAACTCGAGCTCGGTGGCGTTCCGCCTCGTCGAGGGTGAGCAGCTCGTGCTGTGCGCGAGCTGGGGGCACACCGAGGATGCCCTGGCGTCCCCGCGCCTGCGCATCGGCGAGAGTTTCACCGGGGTCGTGGCCGCGCGCGGTGAGGCGCTCGTCGTGACGAATCCCCTCGACGACCCGCGGCTCCTTCCCGCGCACCGCGAGGGCTACCGCCGCCTGGGGATCCGCGCCTTCCTCGGCGTGCCCGTGAAGACCGGCGACGACGTGGTCGGCGTGCTCTCGATCCGCTCATCCCGCGCGGAGGGATTCACCGAGGACGACGTCGAGCTCGCCGCCACCTTCGCCTCGCAGGCGGCGATCGCGCTCGAGAACAGCCGGCTCTACCAGAAGACCCAGCGCGCGTTCGACGAGCTCACCCAGGCCCAGGATCAGCTCGCCCAGGCGCGCAAGATGGAAGCGGTGGGTCTGCTCGCGGGCGGAGTGGCGCACGACTTCAACAACATGCTCATGGTGATGCTGGGGCGGAGCGATCTGCTCCTGCGGCGGTTGCCCGGCGCCGACCCCATGCGACGGGACCTCGAGTTGATCCGCTCCACCGGCCAGCGCGCCGCCGATCTCACCCGGCAGCTCCTCGCCTTCAGCCGAAAGCAGGTCCTGGAGCCCCGCGTGCTCAACCTCAACGCGGTGGTGGGCGAGCTGGCGCCCATGCTGGAGCGGTTGATCGGCGAGACCATCGAGCTCCGCGCCGCGCTCGCAGTCGGGCTGGGCGAGGTTCGTGCCGACCGCGGCCAGATGGAGCAGGTCATCATGAATCTCGTGGTCAACGCGCGCGACGCGATGCCGCGCGGCGGCCGTCTCACCCTGGAGACCGCGAACGTCGAGCTCGACGCCACCGCGGTGCGCGGCCGCGTGGGCATGCGGCCGGGCCCGCACGTGCTGCTCGCCATCACCGACTCCGGGCTGGGCATGGACGAAGCGACCCAGGCGCGCATCTTCGAGCCGTTTTTCACCACGAAGCCGTTCGGGGAGGGGACGGGGCTGGGGCTCGCGACCGTGCACGGCATCGTGAACCAGAGCGGCGGCACGATCTGGGTGTACAGCGAGCCGGGCAGGGGCACCACGTTCAAGATCTATCTCCCCCGCGTCGCCGAGGGCGCGGCGGGGGAGTCCGGCGAGTCGGCCGCCGACGAGACCCCGCGCGGCTCCGAGACCATCCTGCTCGTGGAGGACCAGGGCGACGTGCGCGACTACGCGCGCGACGTGCTGCAGGCGCAGGGCTACACCGTGCTGCTCGCCGGCGACGGCACTGCCGCTCTCAAGGCCGCGCGCGCGCATCCGGGGCGCATCCACCTGCTCCTCACCGACGTCGTGATGCCAGGCATGAGCGGCCGCGAGCTGGCGGAGCGGCTGACCGCGGCGCACCCCGACGTGGCCGTGCTCTTCATGTCCGGCTATCCCGATCGCGCGGTGGTGGACCACGGCATCCTGGGGCCGGGGGTCACCTTCCTCCAGAAGCCGGTGGCGCCCGACGCCCTCGCGCGCAGGGTCCGCGAGCTGATGGACGGGCGCCGCCACCGCGTCGCCTAG
- a CDS encoding branched-chain amino acid ABC transporter permease: MTAPRLAALAGVLALVALPTVLSSYAVTVFIFIFFYAYLGQAWNLVGGYAGQLSAGHAVFVGLGAYTSAMLSMTLGLTPWLGMLVGGALAAALGALIAYLGFRFGLRGFYFVLLTVAFAEIGRIVALNTDAVGGALGLYITFTGNPRQFQFQDNRAYYYVALVMMLAATALVAALERRRFGEYLKAIREDENACEALGVDTFRYKLLAMVISSFLTGVGGTFYAYYLFSLQPNAVFGIPLSVEIMIRPIVGGAGTVLGPVLGSFILSPLGELSRMYLSQGAWSGLHLIAYGVLLIAVVLFFPQGAYPTLLKLGGSVRRIVRPRGATPPSRSPGPRPPHRP, from the coding sequence ATGACCGCCCCGCGGCTGGCCGCGCTCGCGGGGGTACTGGCGCTGGTGGCGCTGCCCACCGTGCTCAGCTCGTACGCGGTGACCGTATTCATCTTCATCTTCTTCTACGCCTACCTCGGCCAGGCGTGGAACCTCGTGGGCGGCTATGCCGGCCAGCTCTCCGCGGGACACGCGGTGTTCGTGGGGCTGGGCGCCTACACCTCGGCCATGCTCTCGATGACACTCGGGCTCACGCCCTGGCTCGGGATGCTGGTGGGCGGCGCCCTCGCTGCCGCGCTGGGCGCCCTCATCGCCTATCTCGGCTTCCGCTTCGGGCTGCGGGGCTTCTACTTCGTGCTCCTCACCGTGGCCTTCGCCGAGATCGGCCGCATCGTCGCCCTCAACACCGACGCGGTGGGGGGCGCCCTCGGCCTCTACATCACGTTCACCGGCAATCCACGCCAGTTCCAGTTCCAGGACAACCGCGCCTACTACTACGTGGCTCTCGTCATGATGCTGGCGGCCACGGCCCTCGTGGCCGCGCTGGAGCGGCGGCGCTTCGGGGAGTACCTCAAGGCCATTCGCGAGGACGAGAACGCCTGCGAGGCGCTCGGGGTCGACACATTCCGCTACAAGCTGCTGGCGATGGTGATCTCGTCGTTCCTCACGGGCGTCGGCGGCACGTTCTACGCGTACTACCTCTTCTCGCTCCAGCCCAACGCGGTGTTCGGCATCCCGCTGTCGGTGGAGATCATGATCCGCCCGATCGTGGGCGGCGCGGGCACCGTGCTCGGCCCCGTGCTCGGCTCGTTCATCCTGAGCCCGCTCGGCGAGCTCTCGCGCATGTATCTCTCCCAGGGGGCGTGGAGCGGGCTGCATCTCATCGCCTACGGCGTGCTGCTCATCGCGGTCGTGCTGTTCTTCCCGCAGGGCGCGTATCCGACTCTTTTGAAACTGGGGGGGAGCGTGCGCCGGATTGTTCGACCGAGGGGAGCTACGCCCCCCTCGCGCTCCCCCGGCCCCCGGCCCCCCCACCGCCCATGA
- a CDS encoding ABC transporter ATP-binding protein — protein MLRLDGLEVGYGALTAVRDVSLEVGTGEVVALIGANGAGKTTTLKAITGLIPLRRGRMALDDDRLDGLSPARIVGRGIAHVPEGRQLFPTMTVRENLELGAAGRESRMRRAETLAWVLRLFPRLAERARQLAGTLSGGEQQMCAIGRGLMARPRLLMLDEPSLGLAPVIVKQIFENLAQINREGTTILLVEQNVGRALGLAHRAYVLESGRIVLSGTSAELLASPHVKQAYLGL, from the coding sequence CTGCTCCGGCTTGACGGGCTCGAGGTCGGCTACGGCGCGCTCACCGCGGTGCGGGACGTGTCGCTGGAGGTCGGCACGGGCGAAGTGGTCGCTCTGATCGGCGCCAACGGCGCCGGCAAGACCACCACGCTCAAGGCGATCACGGGGCTCATCCCGCTTCGCCGTGGGCGGATGGCCCTGGATGACGACCGCCTGGACGGCCTTTCACCCGCGCGCATCGTCGGCCGGGGGATCGCGCACGTTCCGGAGGGCCGCCAGCTCTTCCCCACGATGACGGTGCGCGAGAACCTCGAGCTGGGGGCCGCAGGCCGCGAGAGCCGGATGCGGCGCGCCGAGACGCTGGCGTGGGTGCTGCGCCTGTTCCCCCGCCTCGCCGAGCGCGCGCGGCAGCTCGCGGGCACGCTGTCGGGCGGGGAGCAGCAGATGTGCGCGATCGGCCGCGGGCTCATGGCGCGGCCACGCCTGCTGATGCTCGACGAGCCGAGCCTGGGCCTGGCGCCCGTGATCGTGAAGCAGATCTTCGAGAACCTCGCCCAGATCAATCGCGAGGGCACGACCATTCTCCTCGTGGAGCAGAACGTCGGGCGCGCGCTCGGGCTGGCGCATCGCGCCTACGTGCTCGAGAGCGGCCGCATCGTGCTGTCGGGGACCAGCGCCGAGCTCCTCGCCAGCCCGCACGTCAAGCAGGCCTATCTCGGCCTCTGA